From the Campylobacter volucris genome, the window TCGTTATATCTATAATAAACCATTGCCTGCTTTAGCATAGAAATTTTTTCTAATAACTCTTTAAAATTTACCTTAAAAGCTAAATTTTCTATATCTTTTAACTCAAGTCCAATTAATCTTTGGATAAATAAAAAAGAATCTTGACTAAATTTTAAAACCAATTCATTTTTTATAAAATCAAGTATAATAAATTTATTATTTACAACTTCAACATCATTTAAAACTAAATTATCTCCTCCATAAATTAAAGTATAAATTTCAAATTTATCAAGCAAAAATTCCAACAAAGCAAGATCGTTAATAATGATTTCATTATCACAAAGTTGCTCATTCCAATAAGCTTTCATAGCCCTATTAGTAGGAATTCTTCCGCTACTTATGTGAAGTTGAGTTAAAACTCCCTCATCGCTTAATTTTTTAAAATACACCCTTATAGTAGAAGCTGGAATGCAAACTTTATTATTTAACTCATTAGAACCCACAGGAACATTACCATCCAAATAAGTTTCTATAATGGTTCTTAAGATTAAATC encodes:
- a CDS encoding HrcA family transcriptional regulator, with translation MKSYDKKDLILRTIIETYLDGNVPVGSNELNNKVCIPASTIRVYFKKLSDEGVLTQLHISSGRIPTNRAMKAYWNEQLCDNEIIINDLALLEFLLDKFEIYTLIYGGDNLVLNDVEVVNNKFIILDFIKNELVLKFSQDSFLFIQRLIGLELKDIENLAFKVNFKELLEKISMLKQAMVYYRYNESKAYQIYQNDEFAKLLSPQIGFYFDKKLKFNPLFEEGFMGLKLKSMFLGQKSSAIFAGSIYSDFKTMLNIIKEAA